A window of Festucalex cinctus isolate MCC-2025b chromosome 6, RoL_Fcin_1.0, whole genome shotgun sequence contains these coding sequences:
- the evi5l gene encoding EVI5-like protein isoform X1: protein MSIPSGSPERESSGLAPTHLDCPSSPPGLDPDPLSTGSPVLSPDSSSHDALLSAPAVSPADSENLSPDELELLAKLEEQNRLLEADSKSMRSMTGSRRNSGSSLVSSSSASSNLSHLEEDTWILWGRIVNEWEEWRRKKDKLLKELIRKGIPHHFRAIVWQLLGNATDMPVKNQYSELLKMSSPCEKLIRRDIARTYPEHEFFKGQDSLGQEVLFNVMKAYSLVDREVGYCQGSAFIVGLLLMQMPEEEAFCVFVRLMQEYRLRELFKPSMAELGLCIYQFEYLLQEQLPELNIHFRSQSFHTSMYASSWFLTLFLTFLPLPVATRIFDIFMYEGLEIIFRVGMAILQYNQTDLIQLDMEGMSQHFQKVIPHQFDSCPDKLILRAYQIKYNPKRMKKLEKEYTTIKNKEMEEQIEIKRLRTENRLLKQRIETLEKESAALADRLIQGQVTRAQEAEENYVIKRELAVVRQQCNAASEGLEKAQDTIRELQQQKYTEQFVSSLQTELEQSKLREAELLGAMKEMQDKVLDLEKRSSCLPDESNMAALQEEVKQMKLRELETLSSFREMQDSVTELNQRWQQHHMSRSGSTGGGGSHWKESPKKNAMNELQDKLMTIRLREAQAQAELREVKLKAVQLESQNTIHSKLIGRHEQERSALQDRLQMSSNQNKALQAQLNEMKRKQAEWDCKNKEEVMAVRLREADSMAAMAEFRQKIAELEIQKEEGLIQGQLNHSDSRQYINRLRDQITELKNEIRLLRGQKAGAPGSRLPSVGANYQDLCLASPASAEGDYLSSDEDLLHSPLPPNALYPALPGPCHPSARLDSEGSTDSEAEERTHPDPPHLYGSMVCAEALEN, encoded by the exons ATGTCTATACCCAGCGGCAGCCCGGAGCGAGAGAGCTCTGGCCTGGCTCCCACACACCTAGACTGCCCCTCTTCTCCTCCTGGTTTGGATCCGGATCCCCTGTCGACAGGTAGTCCAGTCCTCAGCCCAGACTCCTCTTCCCATGATGCTTTGCTGTCAGCGCCTGCGGTTTCCCCGGCGGACTCCGAGAACCTCAGTCCAGATGAACTGGAGCTGCTGGCTAAACTGGAGGAGCAGAACAG GTTACTGGAGGCTGACTCCAAGTCAATGCGCTCCATGACGGGCTCGCGACGCAACAGCGGCTCGTCGCTGGTGTCGAGCTCCTCGGCCTCCTCGAATCTGTCCCACCTGGAGGAGGACACCTGGATCCTTTGGGGCCGCATCGTCAACGAATGGGAGGAGTGGAGACGCAAGAAGGACAAGCTCCTCAAG GAGTTGATCCGGAAGGGCATTCCTCATCACTTCCGGGCCATCGTGTGGCAGCTGTTGGGCAATGCCACGGACATGCCGGTGAAGAATCAGTACTCGGAGCTGCTCAAGATGTCATCCCCGTGCGAGAAACTAATCCGCAGAGACATCGCCCGTACCTACCCCGAGCACGAGTTCTTCAAAGGTCAGGACAGCTTGGGCCAGGAGGTCCTCTTCAATGTCATGAAG GCGTACTCCCTTGTGGATCGAGAGGTGGGCTATTGCCAAGGCAGTGCATTCATTGTTGGCCTGCTGCTCATGCAG ATGCCCGAAGAGGAGGCGTTTTGCGTGTTTGTGCGTCTGATGCAGGAATATCGTCTGCGAGAGCTCTTCAAACCCAGCATGGCCGAACTGGGACTCTGCATCTACCAGTTTGAATATCTGCTACAG GAACAACTTCCAGAGCTTAACATCCATTTCCGCTCCCAGAGTTTTCATACGTCCATGTACGCCTCGTCCTGGTTCCTCACGCTCTTCCTCACCTTTCTCCCTTTGCCTGTCGCAACGCgcatatttgatatttttatgtatgag GGCCTCGAGATCATCTTCCGTGTGGGAATGGCCATTCTCCAGTACAACCAGACAGACCTCATTCAGCTGGACATGGAGGGCATGTCACAG CATTTTCAGAAGGTGATCCCCCACCAGTTTGACAGCTGCCCGGACAAGCTGATCCTCAGGGCATACCAGATCAAATACAACCCCAAGAGAATGAAGAA GCTGGAGAAAGAATATACAACCATCAAGAACAAAGAAATGGAGGAGCAAATTGAGATCAAG AGGTTACGCACAGAAAATAGACTGCTGAAACAGCGGATTGAAACCCTGGAGAAG GAGAGTGCTGCTCTGGCAGATAGACTCATCCAG GGTCAAGTGACCAGGGCGCAGGAAGCGGAGGAGAACTATGTGATCAAGCGCGAGCTGGCGGTGGTGAGGCAGCAGTGCAACGCAGCCAGCGAGGGTCTCGAGAAGGCGCAGGACACCATCCGAGAACTGCAGCAACAAAAG TACACAGAACAGTTTGTGAGCAGTCTGCAAACAGAGCTGGAGCAGTCCAAGCTGCGTGAGGCTGAACTGTTGGGGGCGATGAAGGAAATGCAAGACAAGGTGCTCGATCTGGAGAAG AGGAGCAGCTGTTTGCCTGATGAAAGCAACATGGCAGCTCTGCAGGAGGAGGTGAAGCAGATGAAGCTGAGGGAGTTGGAGACGCTGAGCTCATTCAGGGAGATGCAAGACTCGGTCACTGAGCTCAACCAGCGCTGGCAG CAACATCACATGTCCCGCAGCGGCAGCACAGGTGGCGGCGGCAGCCACTGGAAGGAATCGCCAAAGAAGAACGCCATGAATGAGTTGCAAGACAAGCTGATGACCATCCGCCTGAGGGAGGCGCAGGCCCAGGCTGAGCTCCGAGAGGTCAAACTCAAGGCTGTGCAGCTTGAGAGCCAG AACACAATCCACAGCAAACTGATTGGACGCCATGAGCAGGAGCGCTCCGCCCTCCAGGATCGTCTCCAGATGTCGTCTAATCAGAACAAAGCTCTCCAGGCCCAGCTCAACGAGATGAAACGGAAACAGGCCGAGTGGGACTGCAAG AATAAAGAGGAGGTGATGGCCGTACGACTGAGGGAAGCGGACAGCATGGCTGCCATGGCCGAGTTCAGGCAGAAGATAGCTGAGCTTGAAATCCAG AAGGAAGAAGGGCTGATCCAGGGCCAGCTGAACCATTCTGACTCCAGGCAGTACATCAACCGGCTCCGGGACCAGATCACTGAGCTCAAAAATGAG ATCAGGCTATTGCGAGGTCAGAAGGCCGGGGCCCCGGGTTCCAGGCTCCCCAGCGTGGGCGCCAACTACCAGGACCTCTGCCTGGCCAGCCCGGCCTCGGCAGAGGGCGACTACCTGAGCTCTGACGAGGACCTCCTCCACAGCCCGCTGCCCCCCAACGCCCTTTACCCGGCCCTACCGGGCCCGTGTCACCCGTCCGCCCGCCTGGACAGCGAAGGCAGCACGGACAGCGAGGCGGAGGAGCGGACGCACCCGGACCCCCCGCACCTGTACGGCAGTATGGTGTGCGCCGAGGCCTTGGAGAACTGA
- the evi5l gene encoding EVI5-like protein isoform X2 — MSIPSGSPERESSGLAPTHLDCPSSPPGLDPDPLSTGSPVLSPDSSSHDALLSAPAVSPADSENLSPDELELLAKLEEQNRLLEADSKSMRSMTGSRRNSGSSLVSSSSASSNLSHLEEDTWILWGRIVNEWEEWRRKKDKLLKELIRKGIPHHFRAIVWQLLGNATDMPVKNQYSELLKMSSPCEKLIRRDIARTYPEHEFFKGQDSLGQEVLFNVMKAYSLVDREVGYCQGSAFIVGLLLMQMPEEEAFCVFVRLMQEYRLRELFKPSMAELGLCIYQFEYLLQEQLPELNIHFRSQSFHTSMYASSWFLTLFLTFLPLPVATRIFDIFMYEGLEIIFRVGMAILQYNQTDLIQLDMEGMSQHFQKVIPHQFDSCPDKLILRAYQIKYNPKRMKKLEKEYTTIKNKEMEEQIEIKRLRTENRLLKQRIETLEKGQVTRAQEAEENYVIKRELAVVRQQCNAASEGLEKAQDTIRELQQQKYTEQFVSSLQTELEQSKLREAELLGAMKEMQDKVLDLEKRSSCLPDESNMAALQEEVKQMKLRELETLSSFREMQDSVTELNQRWQQHHMSRSGSTGGGGSHWKESPKKNAMNELQDKLMTIRLREAQAQAELREVKLKAVQLESQNTIHSKLIGRHEQERSALQDRLQMSSNQNKALQAQLNEMKRKQAEWDCKNKEEVMAVRLREADSMAAMAEFRQKIAELEIQKEEGLIQGQLNHSDSRQYINRLRDQITELKNEIRLLRGQKAGAPGSRLPSVGANYQDLCLASPASAEGDYLSSDEDLLHSPLPPNALYPALPGPCHPSARLDSEGSTDSEAEERTHPDPPHLYGSMVCAEALEN, encoded by the exons ATGTCTATACCCAGCGGCAGCCCGGAGCGAGAGAGCTCTGGCCTGGCTCCCACACACCTAGACTGCCCCTCTTCTCCTCCTGGTTTGGATCCGGATCCCCTGTCGACAGGTAGTCCAGTCCTCAGCCCAGACTCCTCTTCCCATGATGCTTTGCTGTCAGCGCCTGCGGTTTCCCCGGCGGACTCCGAGAACCTCAGTCCAGATGAACTGGAGCTGCTGGCTAAACTGGAGGAGCAGAACAG GTTACTGGAGGCTGACTCCAAGTCAATGCGCTCCATGACGGGCTCGCGACGCAACAGCGGCTCGTCGCTGGTGTCGAGCTCCTCGGCCTCCTCGAATCTGTCCCACCTGGAGGAGGACACCTGGATCCTTTGGGGCCGCATCGTCAACGAATGGGAGGAGTGGAGACGCAAGAAGGACAAGCTCCTCAAG GAGTTGATCCGGAAGGGCATTCCTCATCACTTCCGGGCCATCGTGTGGCAGCTGTTGGGCAATGCCACGGACATGCCGGTGAAGAATCAGTACTCGGAGCTGCTCAAGATGTCATCCCCGTGCGAGAAACTAATCCGCAGAGACATCGCCCGTACCTACCCCGAGCACGAGTTCTTCAAAGGTCAGGACAGCTTGGGCCAGGAGGTCCTCTTCAATGTCATGAAG GCGTACTCCCTTGTGGATCGAGAGGTGGGCTATTGCCAAGGCAGTGCATTCATTGTTGGCCTGCTGCTCATGCAG ATGCCCGAAGAGGAGGCGTTTTGCGTGTTTGTGCGTCTGATGCAGGAATATCGTCTGCGAGAGCTCTTCAAACCCAGCATGGCCGAACTGGGACTCTGCATCTACCAGTTTGAATATCTGCTACAG GAACAACTTCCAGAGCTTAACATCCATTTCCGCTCCCAGAGTTTTCATACGTCCATGTACGCCTCGTCCTGGTTCCTCACGCTCTTCCTCACCTTTCTCCCTTTGCCTGTCGCAACGCgcatatttgatatttttatgtatgag GGCCTCGAGATCATCTTCCGTGTGGGAATGGCCATTCTCCAGTACAACCAGACAGACCTCATTCAGCTGGACATGGAGGGCATGTCACAG CATTTTCAGAAGGTGATCCCCCACCAGTTTGACAGCTGCCCGGACAAGCTGATCCTCAGGGCATACCAGATCAAATACAACCCCAAGAGAATGAAGAA GCTGGAGAAAGAATATACAACCATCAAGAACAAAGAAATGGAGGAGCAAATTGAGATCAAG AGGTTACGCACAGAAAATAGACTGCTGAAACAGCGGATTGAAACCCTGGAGAAG GGTCAAGTGACCAGGGCGCAGGAAGCGGAGGAGAACTATGTGATCAAGCGCGAGCTGGCGGTGGTGAGGCAGCAGTGCAACGCAGCCAGCGAGGGTCTCGAGAAGGCGCAGGACACCATCCGAGAACTGCAGCAACAAAAG TACACAGAACAGTTTGTGAGCAGTCTGCAAACAGAGCTGGAGCAGTCCAAGCTGCGTGAGGCTGAACTGTTGGGGGCGATGAAGGAAATGCAAGACAAGGTGCTCGATCTGGAGAAG AGGAGCAGCTGTTTGCCTGATGAAAGCAACATGGCAGCTCTGCAGGAGGAGGTGAAGCAGATGAAGCTGAGGGAGTTGGAGACGCTGAGCTCATTCAGGGAGATGCAAGACTCGGTCACTGAGCTCAACCAGCGCTGGCAG CAACATCACATGTCCCGCAGCGGCAGCACAGGTGGCGGCGGCAGCCACTGGAAGGAATCGCCAAAGAAGAACGCCATGAATGAGTTGCAAGACAAGCTGATGACCATCCGCCTGAGGGAGGCGCAGGCCCAGGCTGAGCTCCGAGAGGTCAAACTCAAGGCTGTGCAGCTTGAGAGCCAG AACACAATCCACAGCAAACTGATTGGACGCCATGAGCAGGAGCGCTCCGCCCTCCAGGATCGTCTCCAGATGTCGTCTAATCAGAACAAAGCTCTCCAGGCCCAGCTCAACGAGATGAAACGGAAACAGGCCGAGTGGGACTGCAAG AATAAAGAGGAGGTGATGGCCGTACGACTGAGGGAAGCGGACAGCATGGCTGCCATGGCCGAGTTCAGGCAGAAGATAGCTGAGCTTGAAATCCAG AAGGAAGAAGGGCTGATCCAGGGCCAGCTGAACCATTCTGACTCCAGGCAGTACATCAACCGGCTCCGGGACCAGATCACTGAGCTCAAAAATGAG ATCAGGCTATTGCGAGGTCAGAAGGCCGGGGCCCCGGGTTCCAGGCTCCCCAGCGTGGGCGCCAACTACCAGGACCTCTGCCTGGCCAGCCCGGCCTCGGCAGAGGGCGACTACCTGAGCTCTGACGAGGACCTCCTCCACAGCCCGCTGCCCCCCAACGCCCTTTACCCGGCCCTACCGGGCCCGTGTCACCCGTCCGCCCGCCTGGACAGCGAAGGCAGCACGGACAGCGAGGCGGAGGAGCGGACGCACCCGGACCCCCCGCACCTGTACGGCAGTATGGTGTGCGCCGAGGCCTTGGAGAACTGA